From the genome of Tenrec ecaudatus isolate mTenEca1 chromosome 1, mTenEca1.hap1, whole genome shotgun sequence:
GTGGACAGAAACTCGGAAAACTCAATCTTCTCATCCCGATTCTTATCCTTCTTCTCAAACAGGTTGGCCAAGTAAtccctctttcttttctcctgcGGAAAGAAAAGGGTGCACACAAGCAAAAGCCTATCACTTGTGAGATTTGGGGTGGGAATGGCAGAAATGACTTGGGGGGTGGATGGCAGTTGTGGAGGATGTGACCTTGGCAGAGGAATAAATGAGAAGTGTGGTTACTCCATTCAGATCCCTCAACCCCAGAGCCCCAGATGGGAAGCAGGAGCATGCTGAGTACTTTCTGAAGAAGCCATACCAGTACTGGAGGCAGGGCCCTCCTCCCACCAGGCACCATCTGCATTCCTCTGAGGTCCAATTGCTATCTCTCTTCATGCCCACCCTGCAACATGAGTTCCGGGTTTCCTTTCCTTGGGGCACAGGTTTTTATAATTTTTACCGGGAAGTCCCACACACTCTACTGGAAACCCCTGTGTGAGAATAACGCTGGCCAAATGCAAAGTCCTATGTCCAAGTGTTCCGTGGTATGATTTCTATTGGGCTGCATCTTAAGGAAGTCCCACTGATCCCAGAGGAGCCAATGTAGGGAGGGAGACTCTGAGGCAGATGAAGGAGATAACTGTAGTCAAACCCAGCCCACGACAGCATTTCAAATCACACCACTCAGCTGGTCAGCCCTTTAGAGCCCTTTATATCTGTAACAGATTTGTCCGCTCACAAATCACTTCTCCTTTAGGACATCTTCCCCCTGGTCTGAATAATGGCACTCAGAAGACATTACAGTCACAGAGTATGTGCAACGTGCTCCAGTCACACGCTATGCAGCTGCAAGGAgtagaaggagagcccagggaatcTCACTCTGCACTTGAGACTCCATTCACTATATCATCTTCTGTACTTGGGGTAGCCCTAGAATTTGTTGGGGTGTGGGGTACATGGACACCCGGGAAAGACAGCTGGGATGCACTGCTAGATTCAGGATCAGACAACCACAGGGGATCCAGGCTAAGGCCCAATACTGGGCATCCAGCCCCACTCACACAGTCACAGAGGAAGTTGGGAAAATTGTCCTTCATCATTTTCAGCAGGTCACGCTTATTGATGGTGTCATCCTGTCCAGTGTATTTGTGAAACAGGTCGATCATGCCCATGATGGACTTCTCAGCTTGGGTGTTGCTCATCTTTGCTTTCAATGAACTGCAGGGGAAAATACAATGACCTTCAATTCCTATGCCCAGGACAATATTTCTGAGTGAGATGGTGCGGAAGGGCTTGAGGAGCAAGGGCAGGTAGGCCTGAGAGGGAGCCAAAGGGATTTATAATTCTCTGTGTGTTGGAATGAATTATCTCCAAGAGTCAAGGGTGAGACCGGCTGTCCCAGTCCGTGACTGGGGAAGTGAggaagagtgtgagtgtgagcaGAGAACACGGCCTATCAGAATgacgaggaggggaggggaggtttcCTTGATCACCCCAGAAGTGAGAGACTATTAGCACAGTCCGTTGGTTTCATCTATTCCACAGGATACATGAACAGAACCCCACCCTCTTTAGGCTATTCAATGGAGAGAAGTGGGAAGCGGGGGTCCTTTGGGTTGTCAGCAATCCAAGACCATCAAGTGTTTGTTCTTCTCTAACCTCTGAACTGCAGGGCTTCACAATTTTTACATCAAGAGAAGGTCTTTATTTAAGAGCCCTGAAGCAAGACTTTCTTCCAACACTCAGAGGTCTAGCCTGGACTGAAACTCAAATCAGAAAAGGGCATCCCTGCAATTCTTCTCTCTCACTTTCTAAAGCATCCTCAAGACAACCTGGACTCAGCCATGAGGGCAGCTAATAACCACCCGCCATCACTGTCCCACATGGGAGAAAGCTTCAGCCTGGTCAACTGCTAAGAAGAATCACCCAGCTTGTGGCAGCCGTGTCCAAGGACAGGCACTGAGCCCTAGGCTAAAAAGGTCACTAGGGAATCATTGGACAGGAGGGCTGGAAGGTGGAGCTGTGTCTGACAAAGGCCTATTGAAGGTTGGTCCAAAATGGATCATGTAATAATGAGAGAGGGTCCCTATGATGGAGACGGGGAGAGCTTTCACTAGACTCATATGTGACCCTAACCCTTCTCCGTAGCTACGGagcttaaaaaataaacaattgcACCAATCTGCTCAGGTCTGACACGTTTcaggagtgaccctatagggcaggggacaacttcccctgtggggacaagactgtcattctttatgggaggtgaaagcctcatttttctcccagagagcagctcacCTGCTAGTTCTGAACTGTTCACCTCTGGTTACCTGTGCAATTTATAATCTAGTACACTACAGGACACCTGGACATGGACAGAGGGAGTGGGGATTCATGATCCTGGGGACTGGATGCAGGTGAATCCACAGAGGAAAGAAGGCAAAAAGAGGGAAGGATCCTGTCCTGCACTCCCACTGGAAATGTTTCCATCCAAACAACCACGAGTTCCCCTAGACGTAGAGAGCAAAGCCACAAGGAGCAATGAAAGACCGATGAGGACCCTTGGGCCCAAGTCAGCCTCCAACACTGCAGACTCTGAGCTAAAACCCAGGCTTTCCCCACAGCAGCTCTCCCAGCTCCTGCAGGACCAACAGCAAGAGGCTCTGGACAGCACTCCAGGGAAAGCTCAGAGGCAAGTGCAGACTTACCGGAGATTCAGATGATCCCGGAGAAAAAGATGAGGGAAGTTGTGTCTCTGGGCACAGAGCAGGCCCTATATAGGCTGAGCCTGGGTCTGTGGGGTTGGGAGCCCTGGGGCCCTGTGTGCTGTCTGCTTCCGGCAGCCCTGTCCATGCAAATGTGTAGACACTCCTCAGGGTGGTGACCCACATTTCCCATAAGCAATCAAGGCCACCAGTAAGTGCCCTTCCTAGGTGACCTCACCAAGGCCTTCTTCCTCCCAAAACCCAATAAGGGGTGGGGCTAAGTGGACCATGTCTTAACTGGGCTTTACATcctaagcccactgccatcaagttgactgtgatccacagtgaccccatgacacacaggagaactgcccctgtgcattgccGGGGTCGACAGTTGGATAAATGCATAAATAGAATGTAGACGCTTATGTATGAAAAGATTGACATGTCTGCTTCAAGACAAGagatgtgcaatcatcactaccgTCCATAtgaaaacatttcctttttcttctctctgttGTTAAGCCCCATGTCGCTCCATCCCCCTGTCATGCCCACAGGTAATTGTCCATCCAGTACATGCTCTACAGAGCTACCTATCCCGAATTTCACAGTCAGGAAATCATACAAAACCCAACAAACTGGAAGCAAAGAAATGAAAGCTAACACCGACTAGATTAAACGTAGAAAACTCTCCAgccaaaaaaagcagaaaatgttaaaactgaaacaactttataaTGACCCAAAAGGAGATCAGAGGATGAGGTATTACATTCTAAACAAACTATCCTCTCCCATCATTGCCTTTACAGTACTCTCTGTGATCACGAGGCGATTCATATCCCTGGACTGTATTCACATGGGATTGACCACAGGCTTACATCATGTGTatatctttatggagcagaaagaCGTTTCTGCTGACCATCcaggagtgactggtgcattcaaactggtgaccttgtggttatcacccCAATGCATAATGCATTCTAAACAGGATGGTTATTAGCACCCTGCATGCAGCATATCGCTGGATACTAATTCACCCTCTGCTGCAGCAAGCCTGGACTCATAGTTCATAAACCAACCAGCTCTGCTGCTGCTGGAGAGCGTACAGACTGTGCCAGACATTCAGGTAGCCGCTGCACAGCCAATGCCTCATGATCCTTACCTCTGCAATGTCAGCACTGACACCCCTTCTTTCCAGGGAAGGCATGTTATTTAGGACACTCAGATTATGAACCTGGATCGAGCCTGGACTAAGCTTTGTGGAAACTCAAAGTTCAGGGAAGGGACCTCATtcgcaggagagaggaaggactCTGGGCTGAACAGAGTCACACCTCCTGCAGGGGACATGCATCCAGAACATAGGAGATCTTGCACTGACACCcctaccccaacacacacacacacgcccacacACAGTTTTCCAGTTGCACCTTAACAAACCAGTGACAGATGCTTTCCTGAGGCATCttcaattcttcctcctcctctatgCAAATCAGCTCGTGTCAGAGTGACAGAGATGACTGGGCTCTGACCCACACCATCTTCTGACACAAACTGATTTCCACACGGAAACAGGAGCCGAAACTCAGCGTAAGGAGACCTGGGGCTGCGGTGGACAGCCCTGAGGAGTCACTGACAGCTGTCACATTCCTGCACCCCTTCCTGAGTCCTCTCAGGACACAGACAGTTTCCAGCTTAGCCACTGAGCGGCCCCGAGGATTGCCTACAGAAGTGTCCTGAAGTCTCCCACAGATTCAGCCGATTCCCACATTCTTCCGTGTCCCTCCATTCAGTGTCTCCATCCATCATCACTGAAACCAGGGCAGGTCTGAGGTCTCCCTCTCCATACATTCATATTATAGTGACATGATATTTCACAGCAAAAGCTGGACATGCACAcgattcagtgattgtgttgtctTCATCACGTCATAACGTGAAAATGACAAAAGCTTTGTCACACACCTATTTCCCAGATGCCACAACCCCACTTCCGTCACAAGAGGACGATGGGTGTAGTTTGCTGTAGTTGGTATGCACACCTGTACCTATCATCCACTTTTAATAATAATGCATGCTTACTGGGCATATCTTATTAGGCCAGCTACTCTTTATCCTTAGCATGGGCAATTGTGAGAGAAGTAAATCCAGTAGAGCTATTCGATATTTGTTGTCAAGTGCCGTTCTCTTGTGCCCTCACGACAACTTCTCCTACCGTGACTCAAGTGTCCTGGGCATTAAGAGGCAAGTCCTGCCCTATTTGAGTACCCACACACAAGGAGTGAGTCCACAGCCCAAAGGATAGGCAGCCACGTGGCTGGCTCTTCTTCTCAAGACTGATTTAGTGTTCCGTAGGGACGTAAACCAACCTCACAGGCACACACCAGCCTGGATAGCACTGGCTTGGACTAGGTAGGCGGCTAGAAAAGGATTGAGGTTTCTGATGAAGGTAAGACCAATAATTGACCCCTGTGCAAAGCCAGTGCCCTGCTTGCTTCTCACAGCATCCAGCCCAAGGGAGATCAAGGGAAGACCTTCTTAtccttcattcttttttcttgttcttttttttaaattatttgaaaactttccttcttgctttgctttctatttggttcttttggttttgttaaattttattgatctttcatccacatgtcatacaattcaatcttaTCAAGGagattaccacaatcagttttagaactgaTTTGTTCCTTGACCTAATTGCTATTAATGTAATTTTGTTCTTCATCTGTGTCAGAAGTGTACCCAACAAAACCTTCTCtagcaacttctacatgtataattcagtgtcattgattgtaCTTGTCGTTCTGTATGACCATTATTGATAGCCTATTTGAAATTAGTCCATCACCAtttacataaactcaatgccccttcctccttctccatgGTAaatattggtcaagtttggtttctccggctctctctcttttttagtgGTTTCCATGATATCATATtccatcatacacttccatagttaaaccaCTCTTTAATATAGTTGTACATGCATTATCACATCCATtctaatcctcactccccctcctgcattcattgcttgctacCCAAACCCCCTGATTATTCCCAAATACCCACGCCTAACCCCACCAGAAAGTTCCCGGTCAactattgcatcagttattgtctgtaTGCATCTATTCCTTTTGtgattcacaaactgggaaataaaatagaatcttttttttatttgatacctgatcccttgacaccttgtcatctcacaggctggggtgcttcttccatgtgggctttgttgtttctcagtaagatagccccttgtttatcttccagcctatgggacccagattctatatattttgacaactgggcaccatcagatttcttcaccgaatttgcctatgcacctgctttgtctgcaGTGTTCGTGTAGGggtaggttgatgtgcttcttccatgtgggctttgttgtttcttggcTAGATAGCCTCCTGATTGTCTCCATAACTAAGAACCcacatgctatatcatttgatagcctgacacgatcagctttcttcaccacttttgcttatgcaccaaatttgtcctcagcgattcataaaattcttatcacaccccatccatccatccatgtgtcaagcacatttgtacgtttgttgccatcttcattctcaaaacattttctttctacttaagctcttaataccagctcctcattttccccttccctccacactcgccccactctcagaaacccttcataattcataaagaattattattattttgtcatatcttacactgtccaatgtctcccttgacccacttgcctattgtccaacccccagggacaaggttatatgtagatccttgtgatcagttccccatttctaccacaccttccctccacactccaggtatcaccactctcaccactggtcccgatgGGGTCGTGTGACCTGGATTGCCTATATTTCCAGTTCTGATCAGTCCCAATATACAGCCTCTAGTCTAgctagatctgtaaggtagaattgggatcctgatagtgggggtgggggtagtaaGCTTTTAAGAaccagagtaaagttgtatgtttcatcattgctaccctgcaccctgactggctcatcccctccctgcaaccctgCAGTAATGGGCTGTcagttgtctacatatgggctttgggtctccactcttcactcaccctcattcacaatgatatgagtttttgttctgtgatgactgatacctgatcccttcgtcaACTCGtggtaacacaggctggtgtgcttcttccatgtgggctttgttgcttctgagctagatggacgtttgttttccttaaagcctatacgaccccagacgctatatcttttgataatcaggcaacatcagctttcttcaccacatttgccatgcacacatttgtcttcattgatcatatcgggaaggtgggcacatgctgatattattttctgttctttgatgtctgatacgtgGTCCCTTCTAtaactcatggtcacacaggctggtgtgcttcttccatgtgggctttgatggttcttagctagatgggtgcttgtttatctgtaagtctttaagaccccagatgctgtattatttttatagctggacaccatcagctttcatcaccacatttgcttatgcacacatttgtcttcagcgatcatgtcgggaaggtgtgcatcatggaatgccaatctaatcaaacaaagtgttcttgtattgagtatgTGCTTGAggagaggttcaatgtccatatgctgccttaatactgtacctataaatatatgcagatagatTGATTTCTTTACCAtcctatatgtacatgcctgtattttgacctctataaataccttttgtctCTTAGTTcaatcctctatttccttttactttcctcttatcccactatcatgattggtttcatttgggtttcagtaatttctctaggttacattgctgtTGTTGAAtcactaccaggcctctcacacttaTAAtttattttggatcatttgttgttcccctgtctctgggttggtcaacaccgcCTCTTTACCCTGCCTCCAACCTCTCCCATTTCCTCCTGGAACCatgagtcctgttgttttctccttgagactgttcatccagcctatcttatctagatagatctgcagagataataatatggatCGAAACACAAGGcacagcaagacaaagtgacaaaagagaacacaatgatgacaacaaaaagaaaaccaatcacccataaatattttttaatttgaaaaagaaagaaaaacctgtatatAGATCAAGGTCTCATTTTttacctctaggtgtgtcctccagtcaagtccgatgggatgccatgctctggccccagagtctatccctTACACTCCCTGAGGACCTCCCTGATCTGCTTACCCCATTGTTCTGCTGCAAGATTTTACTGTTGTGCCTCAGTGTTGCGGGGTCTCTCCGGGCCAATcgccacactgagtctccagtgttgtcccccgaagggacatgggtcagcgagggatatCGTGCCCCATAGTGGGAGAAACCATATGgtgcactctgtgcattggctgttcggaacgtggatattgtcctccaggatgggtgggtcaggatgtgctccactctcacgTCCTcgccattcatttgctcctgtgtgctctgatcagacatgcccctcttccctgagctgcagcttcagtgctgtcctctaaggtAAGTTCTTCCGGGGGTGGCACAGTTGttcatgtagctggtatgggggccgggCCATCAGGCCCCTCCACTCCCATCTCCCTGCCAGCACACTGCAATTTCAGCCCGGGACACTGCACTGGATTTACGTCTGGTCGCACTTTCCCTGtgtagacataaacaataccttaccctttggtgggttagtatcctattccctgccacactcTCTTTTTTTTACCATTCCCCTCCCTTCTTACTCTTCTATCATGTATAGCTATGGAATTGGTCTGGCTCATGCCACACTGCCTGGAACTCATCCCTGAAGTGTTTGTATACAATAGTTTTCCATGCACCCCTTTGCatatatcttttctttcctttcataaacttacttcagtggactcacaTTGTATTTCTCATTTTGTGCTTCGCTTACTTCGCTTAGAATacattcttccagttcttcccatgcggcaataagCTTCTTGAGTTCATCACCGCCTGTTAGTGAaacacagtactccattgtatgtatgtgccaaattttttaatccattca
Proteins encoded in this window:
- the LOC142437080 gene encoding protein S100-A7-like encodes the protein MSNTQAEKSIMGMIDLFHKYTGQDDTINKRDLLKMMKDNFPNFLCDCEKRKRDYLANLFEKKDKNRDEKIEFSEFLSTLGDIGTDYHNQSHGAEPCSGEIQ